A genomic region of Helicoverpa zea isolate HzStark_Cry1AcR chromosome 8, ilHelZeax1.1, whole genome shotgun sequence contains the following coding sequences:
- the LOC124632645 gene encoding Bardet-Biedl syndrome 7 protein-like isoform X5, with protein sequence MCIIGSDLILCSGRTVTYYRDLREYHSYICDDRVLDIAAFAVPNNTRIRLLVLIANKGAILLENGKLISRTVISSGPSRLAVPPSTHATDIVAFYGAGDGSIGLISYEEFTLSSKCLVEGRGLGSVVCLGWYFNNGNFHLSVGRHDGSIQLYLVDMENFGEKPRLKYTYFCGEPVTSVTGGCVGIDEPELLVATFSGRVFALRSSHLVTGAKIPQDNLAARRGKLEVEVARLEKQTANEREKYQRNTRSLHAGLSTPPLLDIQYELLGATSDGWQEVRITSAVPLDMLFIYCNTKLEMQTDTAAVLSICSSKDNGSDLLASVRCQAGTRRVWVKMRDMLDCSTESRFQGKRVLIYALPAGAPRVARLVTLKLPALPYYSGHEASEKDHEKERIWCQLEVSGSFSVAEITSWLTEALPGELPRPAANVTFTRSHTLLETVLICQYQRGLAIFKSDNVSTIATIRNIMSNCSVEKSIRVEISCDIPDYCCIRAFKNLENKFKQEYQKNKDLILKNAISMLDLDSSMNEEGPIMCQEYARVWDSRESINENQFNELVEAVLQWYSDLRALSLHENNSNETSKLRAALTEYRLDDVYKILSSNSSSLQEF encoded by the exons AT GTGCATTATTGGAAGTGATTTGATATTATGCAGCGGTCGAACGGTTACTTACTATAGAGATCTTCGGGAGTATCATTCGTATATTTGTGACGACAGAGTTCTCGACATAGCAGCATTTGCGGTACCTAAT AACACAAGAATTCGACTGTTGGTTTTAATCGCTAACAAAGGAGCAATTCTCCTAGAAAATGGAAAACTTATATCTCGAACGGTAATTTCATCGGGTCCATCCCGATTAGCTGTTCCGCCTTCAACACATGCAACAGATATAGTCGCTTTCTACGGAGCTGGAGATGGGTCTATAGGCCTCATTTCTTATGAAGA atttacaCTATCAAGTAAATGCTTAGTGGAAGGAAGAGGATTGGGCTCGGTAGTATGTCTCGGCTGGTACTTCAATAATGGTAACTTCCATTTAAGTGTTGGTCGTCACGATGGCTCCATCCAGTTGTATCTCGTCGACATGGAGAATTTTGGTGAAAAACCACGTCTGAAGTACACTTAT ttcTGCGGAGAACCTGTGACTTCGGTTACTGGCGGGTGCGTGGGTATCGATGAACCTGAATTACTCGTGGCAACTTTTTCGGGAAGAGTTTTTGCTCTAAGGTCCAGCCACTTAGTGACTGGGGCTAAGATTCCACAAGACAACTTAGCAGCAAGACGAGGAAAACTTGA GGTAGAAGTTGCACGTTTAGAGAAACAAACTGCAAATGAGAGGgaaaaatatcaaagaaacACTCGGTCTCTGCACGCTGGGTTGTCCACACCACCGCTGCTGGATATTCAATATGAG TTGTTAGGAGCAACAAGCGACGGGTGGCAAGAGGTGAGAATTACATCTGCAGTTCCGTTGGAtatgctttttatttattgtaacacGAAGCTGGAAATGCAAACGGACACAGCAGCCGTTTTGAGTATCTGTTCGTCaaag GATAACGGGTCCGATTTACTTGCTTCTGTAAGATGTCAAGCTGGAACGCGAAGAGTTTGGGTAAAAATGAGAGATATGCTTGATTGTTCTACGGAATCAAGATTTCAGGGAAAACGTGTCCTTATTTACGCGCTACCCGCAGGCGCACCGAGAGTAGCTCGGCTAGTTACCCTTAAATTACCAGCTCTACCTTATTATTCTGGCCATGAAGCATCGGAAAAGGATCACGAAAAGGAAAG AATTTGGTGTCAACTAGAAGTCTCAGGAAGCTTTTCTGTAGCTGAAATTACTTCTTGGCTTACGGAAGCTTTGCCTGGTGAACTTCCTAGGCCGGCGGCGAATGTAACATTTACCAGATCACACACTCTTCTAGAAACTGTCTTAATTTGTCAATATCA ACGAGGGCTGGCAATTTTCAAATCTGACAACGTATCTACTATAGCAACAATTCGAAATATAATGTCGAACTGTTCAGTGGAGAAGAGCATTCGCGTGGAAATATCTTGCG ACATTCCAGATTATTGTTGTATAAGGGCATTTAaaaatttggaaaataaattcaaGCAAGAGTATCAAAAGAACAAAGatcttattttgaaaaatgcTATCAG TATGTTGGACTTGGACAGTTCAATGAATGAGGAAGGCCCTATAATGTGTCAAGAATATGCTCGAGTATGGGATTCCAGGGAGAGTATCAATGAAAACCAATTCAATGAGCTCGTAG AGGCGGTTTTGCAGTGGTACTCGGATTTACGGGCATTAAGTCTACATGAGAACAACAGTAATGAAACTTCTAAATTACGAGCTGCTCTAACTGAATACCGACTGGATGATGTATACAAAATACTTTCTAGCAATTCTTCATCTTTACAAGAGTTCTAA
- the LOC124632645 gene encoding Bardet-Biedl syndrome 7 protein homolog isoform X2 codes for MDYDLSRIDYTICGITYPDTLKILPPSGQKLEQKFAVGDKNGVLQCLTIKDEEPVVQFKTLPGKPITSVQLASSLGTQADKIFTASGNEVKGYTRKGKVFLSIETSLTETITSMCIIGSDLILCSGRTVTYYRDLREYHSYICDDRVLDIAAFANTRIRLLVLIANKGAILLENGKLISRTVISSGPSRLAVPPSTHATDIVAFYGAGDGSIGLISYEEFTLSSKCLVEGRGLGSVVCLGWYFNNGNFHLSVGRHDGSIQLYLVDMENFGEKPRLKYTYFCGEPVTSVTGGCVGIDEPELLVATFSGRVFALRSSHLVTGAKIPQDNLAARRGKLEVEVARLEKQTANEREKYQRNTRSLHAGLSTPPLLDIQYELLGATSDGWQEVRITSAVPLDMLFIYCNTKLEMQTDTAAVLSICSSKDNGSDLLASVRCQAGTRRVWVKMRDMLDCSTESRFQGKRVLIYALPAGAPRVARLVTLKLPALPYYSGHEASEKDHEKERIWCQLEVSGSFSVAEITSWLTEALPGELPRPAANVTFTRSHTLLETVLICQYQRGLAIFKSDNVSTIATIRNIMSNCSVEKSIRVEISCDIPDYCCIRAFKNLENKFKQEYQKNKDLILKNAISMLDLDSSMNEEGPIMCQEYARVWDSRESINENQFNELVEAVLQWYSDLRALSLHENNSNETSKLRAALTEYRLDDVYKILSSNSSSLQEF; via the exons ATGGATTATGATTTATCACGAATAGATTACACGATATGTGGCATCACATATCCGGACACACTGAAAATATTACCTCCTTCTGGACAAAAACTTGAACAAAAG TTTGCAGTTGGTGATAAAAATGGAGTCTTGCAATGTTTGACCATAAAAGATGAAGAGCCTGTGGTTCAATTCAAAACATTACCGGGCAAACCAATAACGTCTGTCCAACTAGCAAGTAGTTTGG GAACTCAAGCAGATAAGATATTCACAGCTTCAGGTAATGAAGTCAAAGGATATACAAGAAAAGGAAAGGTGTTCCTCAGCATCGAAACTTCTCTCACGGAAACGATCACTTCAAT GTGCATTATTGGAAGTGATTTGATATTATGCAGCGGTCGAACGGTTACTTACTATAGAGATCTTCGGGAGTATCATTCGTATATTTGTGACGACAGAGTTCTCGACATAGCAGCATTTGCG AACACAAGAATTCGACTGTTGGTTTTAATCGCTAACAAAGGAGCAATTCTCCTAGAAAATGGAAAACTTATATCTCGAACGGTAATTTCATCGGGTCCATCCCGATTAGCTGTTCCGCCTTCAACACATGCAACAGATATAGTCGCTTTCTACGGAGCTGGAGATGGGTCTATAGGCCTCATTTCTTATGAAGA atttacaCTATCAAGTAAATGCTTAGTGGAAGGAAGAGGATTGGGCTCGGTAGTATGTCTCGGCTGGTACTTCAATAATGGTAACTTCCATTTAAGTGTTGGTCGTCACGATGGCTCCATCCAGTTGTATCTCGTCGACATGGAGAATTTTGGTGAAAAACCACGTCTGAAGTACACTTAT ttcTGCGGAGAACCTGTGACTTCGGTTACTGGCGGGTGCGTGGGTATCGATGAACCTGAATTACTCGTGGCAACTTTTTCGGGAAGAGTTTTTGCTCTAAGGTCCAGCCACTTAGTGACTGGGGCTAAGATTCCACAAGACAACTTAGCAGCAAGACGAGGAAAACTTGA GGTAGAAGTTGCACGTTTAGAGAAACAAACTGCAAATGAGAGGgaaaaatatcaaagaaacACTCGGTCTCTGCACGCTGGGTTGTCCACACCACCGCTGCTGGATATTCAATATGAG TTGTTAGGAGCAACAAGCGACGGGTGGCAAGAGGTGAGAATTACATCTGCAGTTCCGTTGGAtatgctttttatttattgtaacacGAAGCTGGAAATGCAAACGGACACAGCAGCCGTTTTGAGTATCTGTTCGTCaaag GATAACGGGTCCGATTTACTTGCTTCTGTAAGATGTCAAGCTGGAACGCGAAGAGTTTGGGTAAAAATGAGAGATATGCTTGATTGTTCTACGGAATCAAGATTTCAGGGAAAACGTGTCCTTATTTACGCGCTACCCGCAGGCGCACCGAGAGTAGCTCGGCTAGTTACCCTTAAATTACCAGCTCTACCTTATTATTCTGGCCATGAAGCATCGGAAAAGGATCACGAAAAGGAAAG AATTTGGTGTCAACTAGAAGTCTCAGGAAGCTTTTCTGTAGCTGAAATTACTTCTTGGCTTACGGAAGCTTTGCCTGGTGAACTTCCTAGGCCGGCGGCGAATGTAACATTTACCAGATCACACACTCTTCTAGAAACTGTCTTAATTTGTCAATATCA ACGAGGGCTGGCAATTTTCAAATCTGACAACGTATCTACTATAGCAACAATTCGAAATATAATGTCGAACTGTTCAGTGGAGAAGAGCATTCGCGTGGAAATATCTTGCG ACATTCCAGATTATTGTTGTATAAGGGCATTTAaaaatttggaaaataaattcaaGCAAGAGTATCAAAAGAACAAAGatcttattttgaaaaatgcTATCAG TATGTTGGACTTGGACAGTTCAATGAATGAGGAAGGCCCTATAATGTGTCAAGAATATGCTCGAGTATGGGATTCCAGGGAGAGTATCAATGAAAACCAATTCAATGAGCTCGTAG AGGCGGTTTTGCAGTGGTACTCGGATTTACGGGCATTAAGTCTACATGAGAACAACAGTAATGAAACTTCTAAATTACGAGCTGCTCTAACTGAATACCGACTGGATGATGTATACAAAATACTTTCTAGCAATTCTTCATCTTTACAAGAGTTCTAA
- the LOC124632645 gene encoding Bardet-Biedl syndrome 7 protein homolog isoform X4, translated as MDYDLSRIDYTICGITYPDTLKILPPSGQKLEQKFAVGDKNGVLQCLTIKDEEPVVQFKTLPGKPITSVQLASSLGTQADKIFTASGNEVKGYTRKGKVFLSIETSLTETITSMCIIGSDLILCSGRTVTYYRDLREYHSYICDDRVLDIAAFAVPNNTRIRLLVLIANKGAILLENGKLISRTVISSGPSRLAVPPSTHATDIVAFYGAGDGSIGLISYEEFTLSSKCLVEGRGLGSVVCLGWYFNNGNFHLSVGRHDGSIQLYLVDMENFGEKPRLKYTYFCGEPVTSVTGGCVGIDEPELLVATFSGRVFALRSSHLVTGAKIPQDNLAARRGKLEVEVARLEKQTANEREKYQRNTRSLHAGLSTPPLLDIQYEDNGSDLLASVRCQAGTRRVWVKMRDMLDCSTESRFQGKRVLIYALPAGAPRVARLVTLKLPALPYYSGHEASEKDHEKERIWCQLEVSGSFSVAEITSWLTEALPGELPRPAANVTFTRSHTLLETVLICQYQRGLAIFKSDNVSTIATIRNIMSNCSVEKSIRVEISCDIPDYCCIRAFKNLENKFKQEYQKNKDLILKNAISMLDLDSSMNEEGPIMCQEYARVWDSRESINENQFNELVEAVLQWYSDLRALSLHENNSNETSKLRAALTEYRLDDVYKILSSNSSSLQEF; from the exons ATGGATTATGATTTATCACGAATAGATTACACGATATGTGGCATCACATATCCGGACACACTGAAAATATTACCTCCTTCTGGACAAAAACTTGAACAAAAG TTTGCAGTTGGTGATAAAAATGGAGTCTTGCAATGTTTGACCATAAAAGATGAAGAGCCTGTGGTTCAATTCAAAACATTACCGGGCAAACCAATAACGTCTGTCCAACTAGCAAGTAGTTTGG GAACTCAAGCAGATAAGATATTCACAGCTTCAGGTAATGAAGTCAAAGGATATACAAGAAAAGGAAAGGTGTTCCTCAGCATCGAAACTTCTCTCACGGAAACGATCACTTCAAT GTGCATTATTGGAAGTGATTTGATATTATGCAGCGGTCGAACGGTTACTTACTATAGAGATCTTCGGGAGTATCATTCGTATATTTGTGACGACAGAGTTCTCGACATAGCAGCATTTGCGGTACCTAAT AACACAAGAATTCGACTGTTGGTTTTAATCGCTAACAAAGGAGCAATTCTCCTAGAAAATGGAAAACTTATATCTCGAACGGTAATTTCATCGGGTCCATCCCGATTAGCTGTTCCGCCTTCAACACATGCAACAGATATAGTCGCTTTCTACGGAGCTGGAGATGGGTCTATAGGCCTCATTTCTTATGAAGA atttacaCTATCAAGTAAATGCTTAGTGGAAGGAAGAGGATTGGGCTCGGTAGTATGTCTCGGCTGGTACTTCAATAATGGTAACTTCCATTTAAGTGTTGGTCGTCACGATGGCTCCATCCAGTTGTATCTCGTCGACATGGAGAATTTTGGTGAAAAACCACGTCTGAAGTACACTTAT ttcTGCGGAGAACCTGTGACTTCGGTTACTGGCGGGTGCGTGGGTATCGATGAACCTGAATTACTCGTGGCAACTTTTTCGGGAAGAGTTTTTGCTCTAAGGTCCAGCCACTTAGTGACTGGGGCTAAGATTCCACAAGACAACTTAGCAGCAAGACGAGGAAAACTTGA GGTAGAAGTTGCACGTTTAGAGAAACAAACTGCAAATGAGAGGgaaaaatatcaaagaaacACTCGGTCTCTGCACGCTGGGTTGTCCACACCACCGCTGCTGGATATTCAATATGAG GATAACGGGTCCGATTTACTTGCTTCTGTAAGATGTCAAGCTGGAACGCGAAGAGTTTGGGTAAAAATGAGAGATATGCTTGATTGTTCTACGGAATCAAGATTTCAGGGAAAACGTGTCCTTATTTACGCGCTACCCGCAGGCGCACCGAGAGTAGCTCGGCTAGTTACCCTTAAATTACCAGCTCTACCTTATTATTCTGGCCATGAAGCATCGGAAAAGGATCACGAAAAGGAAAG AATTTGGTGTCAACTAGAAGTCTCAGGAAGCTTTTCTGTAGCTGAAATTACTTCTTGGCTTACGGAAGCTTTGCCTGGTGAACTTCCTAGGCCGGCGGCGAATGTAACATTTACCAGATCACACACTCTTCTAGAAACTGTCTTAATTTGTCAATATCA ACGAGGGCTGGCAATTTTCAAATCTGACAACGTATCTACTATAGCAACAATTCGAAATATAATGTCGAACTGTTCAGTGGAGAAGAGCATTCGCGTGGAAATATCTTGCG ACATTCCAGATTATTGTTGTATAAGGGCATTTAaaaatttggaaaataaattcaaGCAAGAGTATCAAAAGAACAAAGatcttattttgaaaaatgcTATCAG TATGTTGGACTTGGACAGTTCAATGAATGAGGAAGGCCCTATAATGTGTCAAGAATATGCTCGAGTATGGGATTCCAGGGAGAGTATCAATGAAAACCAATTCAATGAGCTCGTAG AGGCGGTTTTGCAGTGGTACTCGGATTTACGGGCATTAAGTCTACATGAGAACAACAGTAATGAAACTTCTAAATTACGAGCTGCTCTAACTGAATACCGACTGGATGATGTATACAAAATACTTTCTAGCAATTCTTCATCTTTACAAGAGTTCTAA
- the LOC124632647 gene encoding ferritin heavy chain-like produces MFSKKNVFLFEFYVCRKQFPIILLNRKNTYYKSNYSSKIEESVNKQIKAEQQAGQDYLNIAVTFLHPSKSQFGAGAFFMKMYKEELDHMQKFINYQILRGGTPLIPGLEPPTPNKDLTLLDAFKQGLCMEKEITVLLENGVKLAEELKDFHYADFVTSQFLTDQVKSINEMATHITKLMAIGDNTHALYHYDLELERIHTQTRQ; encoded by the exons atgttttcgaaaaaaaatgtgttcctttttgaattttatgtttgtagaaAACAGTttcctataattttattaaatagaaaaaacacaTACTACAAGAGTAACTACAGCTCAAAAATTGAGGAATCAGTGAACAAACAAATTAAGGCGGAGCAGCAAGCTGGGCAGGATTATCTAAACATAGCTGTGACATTTCTTCATCCTTCGAAATCACAGTTTGGTGCTGgtgcattttttatgaaaatgtataaagaagaATTAGATCACATGCAGAAATTCATAAATTATCAGATATTGCGAGGAGGAACACCTTTGATACCTGGATTGGAACCACCAACCCCGAACAAGGATCTAACACTTCTTGACGCATTTAAACAAGGACTTTGTATGGAGAAAGAAATTACTGTG CTTTTAGAAAATGGAGTTAAACTAGCTGAGGAACTCAAAGATTTTCACTATGCAGATTTCGTCACATCTCAATTTTTGACGGATCAAGTAAAATCTATTAATGAAATGGCTACCCACATAACAAAACTAATGGCAATTGGCGATAATACCCATGCCCTTTACCATTATGATTTAGAACTTGAAAGAATACATACACAAACAAGACAGTAG
- the LOC124632645 gene encoding Bardet-Biedl syndrome 7 protein homolog isoform X3, which yields MDYDLSRIDYTICGITYPDTLKILPPSGQKLEQKFAVGDKNGVLQCLTIKDEEPVVQFKTLPGKPITSVQLASSLGTQADKIFTASGNEVKGYTRKGKVFLSIETSLTETITSMCIIGSDLILCSGRTVTYYRDLREYHSYICDDRVLDIAAFAVPNNTRIRLLVLIANKGAILLENGKLISRTVISSGPSRLAVPPSTHATDIVAFYGAGDGSIGLISYEEFTLSSKCLVEGRGLGSVVCLGWYFNNGNFHLSVGRHDGSIQLYLVDMENFGEKPRLKYTYFCGEPVTSVTGGCVGIDEPELLVATFSGRVFALRSSHLVTGAKIPQDNLAARRGKLEVEVARLEKQTANEREKYQRNTRSLHAGLSTPPLLDIQYELLGATSDGWQEDNGSDLLASVRCQAGTRRVWVKMRDMLDCSTESRFQGKRVLIYALPAGAPRVARLVTLKLPALPYYSGHEASEKDHEKERIWCQLEVSGSFSVAEITSWLTEALPGELPRPAANVTFTRSHTLLETVLICQYQRGLAIFKSDNVSTIATIRNIMSNCSVEKSIRVEISCDIPDYCCIRAFKNLENKFKQEYQKNKDLILKNAISMLDLDSSMNEEGPIMCQEYARVWDSRESINENQFNELVEAVLQWYSDLRALSLHENNSNETSKLRAALTEYRLDDVYKILSSNSSSLQEF from the exons ATGGATTATGATTTATCACGAATAGATTACACGATATGTGGCATCACATATCCGGACACACTGAAAATATTACCTCCTTCTGGACAAAAACTTGAACAAAAG TTTGCAGTTGGTGATAAAAATGGAGTCTTGCAATGTTTGACCATAAAAGATGAAGAGCCTGTGGTTCAATTCAAAACATTACCGGGCAAACCAATAACGTCTGTCCAACTAGCAAGTAGTTTGG GAACTCAAGCAGATAAGATATTCACAGCTTCAGGTAATGAAGTCAAAGGATATACAAGAAAAGGAAAGGTGTTCCTCAGCATCGAAACTTCTCTCACGGAAACGATCACTTCAAT GTGCATTATTGGAAGTGATTTGATATTATGCAGCGGTCGAACGGTTACTTACTATAGAGATCTTCGGGAGTATCATTCGTATATTTGTGACGACAGAGTTCTCGACATAGCAGCATTTGCGGTACCTAAT AACACAAGAATTCGACTGTTGGTTTTAATCGCTAACAAAGGAGCAATTCTCCTAGAAAATGGAAAACTTATATCTCGAACGGTAATTTCATCGGGTCCATCCCGATTAGCTGTTCCGCCTTCAACACATGCAACAGATATAGTCGCTTTCTACGGAGCTGGAGATGGGTCTATAGGCCTCATTTCTTATGAAGA atttacaCTATCAAGTAAATGCTTAGTGGAAGGAAGAGGATTGGGCTCGGTAGTATGTCTCGGCTGGTACTTCAATAATGGTAACTTCCATTTAAGTGTTGGTCGTCACGATGGCTCCATCCAGTTGTATCTCGTCGACATGGAGAATTTTGGTGAAAAACCACGTCTGAAGTACACTTAT ttcTGCGGAGAACCTGTGACTTCGGTTACTGGCGGGTGCGTGGGTATCGATGAACCTGAATTACTCGTGGCAACTTTTTCGGGAAGAGTTTTTGCTCTAAGGTCCAGCCACTTAGTGACTGGGGCTAAGATTCCACAAGACAACTTAGCAGCAAGACGAGGAAAACTTGA GGTAGAAGTTGCACGTTTAGAGAAACAAACTGCAAATGAGAGGgaaaaatatcaaagaaacACTCGGTCTCTGCACGCTGGGTTGTCCACACCACCGCTGCTGGATATTCAATATGAG TTGTTAGGAGCAACAAGCGACGGGTGGCAAGAG GATAACGGGTCCGATTTACTTGCTTCTGTAAGATGTCAAGCTGGAACGCGAAGAGTTTGGGTAAAAATGAGAGATATGCTTGATTGTTCTACGGAATCAAGATTTCAGGGAAAACGTGTCCTTATTTACGCGCTACCCGCAGGCGCACCGAGAGTAGCTCGGCTAGTTACCCTTAAATTACCAGCTCTACCTTATTATTCTGGCCATGAAGCATCGGAAAAGGATCACGAAAAGGAAAG AATTTGGTGTCAACTAGAAGTCTCAGGAAGCTTTTCTGTAGCTGAAATTACTTCTTGGCTTACGGAAGCTTTGCCTGGTGAACTTCCTAGGCCGGCGGCGAATGTAACATTTACCAGATCACACACTCTTCTAGAAACTGTCTTAATTTGTCAATATCA ACGAGGGCTGGCAATTTTCAAATCTGACAACGTATCTACTATAGCAACAATTCGAAATATAATGTCGAACTGTTCAGTGGAGAAGAGCATTCGCGTGGAAATATCTTGCG ACATTCCAGATTATTGTTGTATAAGGGCATTTAaaaatttggaaaataaattcaaGCAAGAGTATCAAAAGAACAAAGatcttattttgaaaaatgcTATCAG TATGTTGGACTTGGACAGTTCAATGAATGAGGAAGGCCCTATAATGTGTCAAGAATATGCTCGAGTATGGGATTCCAGGGAGAGTATCAATGAAAACCAATTCAATGAGCTCGTAG AGGCGGTTTTGCAGTGGTACTCGGATTTACGGGCATTAAGTCTACATGAGAACAACAGTAATGAAACTTCTAAATTACGAGCTGCTCTAACTGAATACCGACTGGATGATGTATACAAAATACTTTCTAGCAATTCTTCATCTTTACAAGAGTTCTAA
- the LOC124632645 gene encoding Bardet-Biedl syndrome 7 protein homolog isoform X1, translating to MDYDLSRIDYTICGITYPDTLKILPPSGQKLEQKFAVGDKNGVLQCLTIKDEEPVVQFKTLPGKPITSVQLASSLGTQADKIFTASGNEVKGYTRKGKVFLSIETSLTETITSMCIIGSDLILCSGRTVTYYRDLREYHSYICDDRVLDIAAFAVPNNTRIRLLVLIANKGAILLENGKLISRTVISSGPSRLAVPPSTHATDIVAFYGAGDGSIGLISYEEFTLSSKCLVEGRGLGSVVCLGWYFNNGNFHLSVGRHDGSIQLYLVDMENFGEKPRLKYTYFCGEPVTSVTGGCVGIDEPELLVATFSGRVFALRSSHLVTGAKIPQDNLAARRGKLEVEVARLEKQTANEREKYQRNTRSLHAGLSTPPLLDIQYELLGATSDGWQEVRITSAVPLDMLFIYCNTKLEMQTDTAAVLSICSSKDNGSDLLASVRCQAGTRRVWVKMRDMLDCSTESRFQGKRVLIYALPAGAPRVARLVTLKLPALPYYSGHEASEKDHEKERIWCQLEVSGSFSVAEITSWLTEALPGELPRPAANVTFTRSHTLLETVLICQYQRGLAIFKSDNVSTIATIRNIMSNCSVEKSIRVEISCDIPDYCCIRAFKNLENKFKQEYQKNKDLILKNAISMLDLDSSMNEEGPIMCQEYARVWDSRESINENQFNELVEAVLQWYSDLRALSLHENNSNETSKLRAALTEYRLDDVYKILSSNSSSLQEF from the exons ATGGATTATGATTTATCACGAATAGATTACACGATATGTGGCATCACATATCCGGACACACTGAAAATATTACCTCCTTCTGGACAAAAACTTGAACAAAAG TTTGCAGTTGGTGATAAAAATGGAGTCTTGCAATGTTTGACCATAAAAGATGAAGAGCCTGTGGTTCAATTCAAAACATTACCGGGCAAACCAATAACGTCTGTCCAACTAGCAAGTAGTTTGG GAACTCAAGCAGATAAGATATTCACAGCTTCAGGTAATGAAGTCAAAGGATATACAAGAAAAGGAAAGGTGTTCCTCAGCATCGAAACTTCTCTCACGGAAACGATCACTTCAAT GTGCATTATTGGAAGTGATTTGATATTATGCAGCGGTCGAACGGTTACTTACTATAGAGATCTTCGGGAGTATCATTCGTATATTTGTGACGACAGAGTTCTCGACATAGCAGCATTTGCGGTACCTAAT AACACAAGAATTCGACTGTTGGTTTTAATCGCTAACAAAGGAGCAATTCTCCTAGAAAATGGAAAACTTATATCTCGAACGGTAATTTCATCGGGTCCATCCCGATTAGCTGTTCCGCCTTCAACACATGCAACAGATATAGTCGCTTTCTACGGAGCTGGAGATGGGTCTATAGGCCTCATTTCTTATGAAGA atttacaCTATCAAGTAAATGCTTAGTGGAAGGAAGAGGATTGGGCTCGGTAGTATGTCTCGGCTGGTACTTCAATAATGGTAACTTCCATTTAAGTGTTGGTCGTCACGATGGCTCCATCCAGTTGTATCTCGTCGACATGGAGAATTTTGGTGAAAAACCACGTCTGAAGTACACTTAT ttcTGCGGAGAACCTGTGACTTCGGTTACTGGCGGGTGCGTGGGTATCGATGAACCTGAATTACTCGTGGCAACTTTTTCGGGAAGAGTTTTTGCTCTAAGGTCCAGCCACTTAGTGACTGGGGCTAAGATTCCACAAGACAACTTAGCAGCAAGACGAGGAAAACTTGA GGTAGAAGTTGCACGTTTAGAGAAACAAACTGCAAATGAGAGGgaaaaatatcaaagaaacACTCGGTCTCTGCACGCTGGGTTGTCCACACCACCGCTGCTGGATATTCAATATGAG TTGTTAGGAGCAACAAGCGACGGGTGGCAAGAGGTGAGAATTACATCTGCAGTTCCGTTGGAtatgctttttatttattgtaacacGAAGCTGGAAATGCAAACGGACACAGCAGCCGTTTTGAGTATCTGTTCGTCaaag GATAACGGGTCCGATTTACTTGCTTCTGTAAGATGTCAAGCTGGAACGCGAAGAGTTTGGGTAAAAATGAGAGATATGCTTGATTGTTCTACGGAATCAAGATTTCAGGGAAAACGTGTCCTTATTTACGCGCTACCCGCAGGCGCACCGAGAGTAGCTCGGCTAGTTACCCTTAAATTACCAGCTCTACCTTATTATTCTGGCCATGAAGCATCGGAAAAGGATCACGAAAAGGAAAG AATTTGGTGTCAACTAGAAGTCTCAGGAAGCTTTTCTGTAGCTGAAATTACTTCTTGGCTTACGGAAGCTTTGCCTGGTGAACTTCCTAGGCCGGCGGCGAATGTAACATTTACCAGATCACACACTCTTCTAGAAACTGTCTTAATTTGTCAATATCA ACGAGGGCTGGCAATTTTCAAATCTGACAACGTATCTACTATAGCAACAATTCGAAATATAATGTCGAACTGTTCAGTGGAGAAGAGCATTCGCGTGGAAATATCTTGCG ACATTCCAGATTATTGTTGTATAAGGGCATTTAaaaatttggaaaataaattcaaGCAAGAGTATCAAAAGAACAAAGatcttattttgaaaaatgcTATCAG TATGTTGGACTTGGACAGTTCAATGAATGAGGAAGGCCCTATAATGTGTCAAGAATATGCTCGAGTATGGGATTCCAGGGAGAGTATCAATGAAAACCAATTCAATGAGCTCGTAG AGGCGGTTTTGCAGTGGTACTCGGATTTACGGGCATTAAGTCTACATGAGAACAACAGTAATGAAACTTCTAAATTACGAGCTGCTCTAACTGAATACCGACTGGATGATGTATACAAAATACTTTCTAGCAATTCTTCATCTTTACAAGAGTTCTAA